The segment CGCGGCGGACCCCAGGAGGAGGCCCGCCGTTTCGGGTTGGCGCCGGACCTCCTCCTGCCGGGAGGCCCGTCCCGATTCGGGAACCGGGTCGGGCCTCCCACCCCACTCCGGAGGTCTCCCCGGTATACCAGCGGCGGAGCGACCAGTCGTGTCCGTTTCCCAGTCCTGCCGGTGTACCCCCATATCGTGGGCCCGTGCTGCCCTGTCGCGGGCCCACCTCCCCCTCGGGGGCGCGGTGGGTGCCGAGTGAGGCACCCACGGGTCGAAGGGGTGATCCGAAGCCGAGCTCTCGGGTGTCACCGCAGGTCAAACCGCACTCGGGGGGCTGAATCCGGTCCTCCGGACGTGACTACTACACTTTGTCGTTGACTGGCCAGACTGCCTCCGAACTGGGATCTCTCCTTATGTCGTCCCTGCATGGCGCCTCCGGGCGCAAGGTCCTTTCCGTCGTCGCTGTCTCCTGTGCGTTGCTCCTGGCGGGCTGCGGGGGGACCGACGACGCGCAGAGCGCCGCCAGCGACACGCGATACGTGGAGGGCGACGGGGCCGCGACGGCGTTCGACATCGACGAACGCGTCGACGCTCCCGATGTCAGCGGAGAGTCACTCGACGGGGAACCGGTCGCGCTCGACGACTACGCCGGCGAGGTCCTCGTCGTCAACTTCTGGGCGAGCTGGTGCGCGCCCTGCCGGGCGGAGAAGCCTGTCCTGGACGAGGTGCTGACCGAGTACGGTGACGACGGCCTCAACATCCTCGGGGTCAACATCAAGGACAACGAGACCGCGGCCAACCAGTTCGCCGAGTCCTTCGATCTCGCTTACCCGAGCCTGTTCGACCAGCCGGGCCAGGTGCCGCAGGCGTTCCGGGACACGGTGCCACCACAGGCGATCCCCAGCACGCTGATCCTGGACCGGGAGGGGCGGATCGCCGGCAGGGTCATCGGTCAGGTCGACTACACCACCCTGACCGACCTCGTGGAACCCGTTCTCGACGAAGGGGAGTCCTCCTCGTGAGCCTGACGGAGACCGTGCTCACGGGGTCGGTGCTGCTGGCCGCCCCCCTGGCCTTCGCGGCCGGAGTCGTGTCCTTCTTCTCCCCGTGCATCCTGCCGCTGGCACCCGGATACCTGTCCTACGTGGCGGGCATGTCGGGCACGGAGGCGGCACGGGGTTCCTCCCGCCCGTCCTCATCCGCGGACGGTGCGGCGTCCGACTCGGCGACGGCGGTGAAGGACGGAGCGGGCGCGGGAAGCGCGCGTACCGCCACCCGCCCCGCGGACATCTCACCGCGCCGGGCACCAATGCTGGTGGGAAGTCTGCTCTTCATCGGCGGCTTCACCGTAGTGTTCATGGCCGCCGGGGCGTTCATCGGCGGAGTCGGCGGGGTGCTGCTGGACTACGCCGATCCGATCAGCCGCGTGCTCGGCGTCATGACCATCCTGCTCGGGCTCTCCTTCATGGGGGTACTACCGGGGTTCGCCCGTGACCTGCGTATCCACCATCGTCCGGCGGCGGGGTTCGTGGGCGCCCCCCTCCTGGGCGTGCTGTTCGGCCTCGGATGGACGCCCTGCATCGGACCCACCCTGGCCGCGGTGCAGACGCTCGCCTTCACCGAGGGCAGCGCGATGCGCGGCGCCGCGCTCGCCCTGTTCTACTGCGCGGGACTGGGACTGCCGTTCGTCGCCGCCGCGATCGCCTACGGGCGGGCGGTGCGCACCTTCGACGTGATGAAGCGCCACTACCGTACGGTGATGAGGATCGGCGGGGGCATCATGATCGCCCTCGGTCTAGCCCTGGTCACGGGACTCTGGACGGAATTCACCGCTCTGGCCCAAGGATGGGCCGCGACCTTCACGACGGCGATTTGACGTGACATCGACACCGACGACCACGCCCGATTCGGCCGACGCCGCGTCCGGCGGAACGCGACCACCGACATCCACCCCACCGGCCCTGTCCCTCCGTGGCTGGGCCCGGTGGATCTGGAACAGCCTGACGTCCATGCGGACGGCTCTCATCCTGCTGTTCCTCCTCGCCCTCGCCGCCATTCCCGGCTCGATCCTGCCCCAGCGAGAAGTGAGCGTGGAGCAGGTCCAGAACTACTACCTCGACAACCCGGACCTCGCGCCGTGGCTGGAGAGGTTCTACCTCTTCGACGTCTACTCCTCGCCGTGGTTCGCGGCGATCTACCTGCTGCTGTTCGTCTCCCTGGTGGGCTGTGTGCTGCCGCGGATGGCCAAGCACTTCCAGGCCATGCGCTCCCGCCCGCCGAAGACCCCCAAGGTGTTCTCCCGCCTGCCGTACTCGGCGCGGTTCACCACGTCGGAGCCCCCGGAACGGGTCGAGGCCGAGGCCCGGCGGTTGCTGCGTGGCTACCGGGTGGATTCCGGCGGCGACGAGTCCCCGGAGGGGCGAACGGCCGGGGACACCGGAGACGAGGAGGACGACGACGCGACGTCCGAGACCCGGCCGACCACACGCTGGGTCGCCGCCGAACGCGGATACCTCCGGGAGACCGGCAACCTCGTGTTCCACATGTCGCTGGTCGGACTACTCCTCGCCTTGGCGATGGGGTCGCTGTTCGGCTACCGCGGCAACACCCTCGTCGTGGAGGGCGACGGATTCGCCAACGCGGTCACCTCCTACGACAACTACTTCCCCGGCAGTCTGACCGAGCCGGAGCACCTCGCGCCGTTCACCATGTGGCTCGACGACTTCACGGCGGAGTTCCACGACGAGGGCCCGGTCACCGGCCAGGCCGCGGACTTCGAGGGGCAGGTGCGCTACCGCGCCGCCCCCGACGCCGAGGAGGGGGAGCACGTCCTCAAGGTGAACGATCCGCTGAGTGTGGACGGCACACAGGTCTACCTCCTGGGCACCGGGTACGCCCCCGAGTTCGAGGTCCGCGACTCCCGCGGTGAACTGGTCTACGACCAGCCCGTGCCGTTCCTCCTGCGTGACGAGTTCACCTACATGTCCGACGGTGTGCTCAAGGTCCCCGACGCCGACCCGGACCAGCTCGGGTTCGTCGTCGAGTTCGCGCCGACCGCCGGGGAGGGGGGCGACGGTGAGTTGGTCTCCACCTTCCCCGAGGCCCGCGACCCGGCTGTCTCGATGGAGGCGTATGTTGGCGACCTCGGCCTGGACTCGGGTGAACCCCAGTCCGTGTACCGGCTCTACGCCTCCCAGATGGAGTCGATCGGGGAGTCACCGGTCCTGGAACTGGGGGACACCTGGGACCTGCCGGACGAACAGGGATCGGTGACCTTCACGGGTTTCCGCCCGTTCATGACGCTCCAGGTGAACAGTGACCCGGGACGGATTCCCGCGCTCGTCGCCGCCTCGGCGGCCGTCGCGGGCCTACTGGTGATGTTCCTGGTGCGACCGCGACGCTGCTGGGTACGCGCGCGACGCGACGCCACGGGACAGACCGTGGTCGAGATCGGGGGGCTGGAACGTACGGGCGACGGTGCGGCGGACGAGTTCCACGAGATGACCCGAGAGCTTCAGCGCCGAACGGGACAGCGGACGGATAAGGAATAGGTCGTGGATTCATTTTTGATGGCTGAGAATCCCGGGGCGGCGAGTCTCAGCGACGTCCTGGTCATCGCGATGATCGTCGCCTATGCCGCGGCGTTGTTCTTCTTCGCGATCGAGGCCGCGGTCGGCCGACAGCAACGCCTGAAGCAGCGCACCCTCGTCACCGCGGGCGCCAGCGACGACGGGCTGGAGGTGAACCTGCGCGAGCCGGAGAAGCCGACGTCCGCGCCGCGGCACGTCCTGGGCCTGGTGGCGCTGGGGCTGACCATCCTCGGCTTCGTCTTCAACCTCGGGCAGATCGTCGCCCGTGGTGTCGCGGCGGACCGTTGGCCTTGGGGCAACATGTTCGAGTTCGTCGTCGCCATCTGCCTGTGCTCGGTGGGCGCGTTCCTCTACATCGCCATCCGACACCAGGCGCGCTACCTCGGGGCCTTCGTCATGGTCCCGGTCGTCCTGCTCCTGGGGATCGCGGTGCGGTGGCTGTACGCGGAGCCCGGCCCCCTTGTTCCGGCACTGCACTCCTACTGGATCGCGATCCACGTCTCCGCGGCCATCGTCGCCACCGGCGCGTTCATGGTCGCCGGCTCCGCGACCATCACCTACCTGCTGTCGTACCGCACCGAGGCCCGCCAGGCGCGGGGTGAGGTCGTGACCGGGATCGC is part of the Spiractinospora alimapuensis genome and harbors:
- a CDS encoding TlpA family protein disulfide reductase; its protein translation is MTGQTASELGSLLMSSLHGASGRKVLSVVAVSCALLLAGCGGTDDAQSAASDTRYVEGDGAATAFDIDERVDAPDVSGESLDGEPVALDDYAGEVLVVNFWASWCAPCRAEKPVLDEVLTEYGDDGLNILGVNIKDNETAANQFAESFDLAYPSLFDQPGQVPQAFRDTVPPQAIPSTLILDREGRIAGRVIGQVDYTTLTDLVEPVLDEGESSS
- a CDS encoding cytochrome c biogenesis CcdA family protein; translation: MSLTETVLTGSVLLAAPLAFAAGVVSFFSPCILPLAPGYLSYVAGMSGTEAARGSSRPSSSADGAASDSATAVKDGAGAGSARTATRPADISPRRAPMLVGSLLFIGGFTVVFMAAGAFIGGVGGVLLDYADPISRVLGVMTILLGLSFMGVLPGFARDLRIHHRPAAGFVGAPLLGVLFGLGWTPCIGPTLAAVQTLAFTEGSAMRGAALALFYCAGLGLPFVAAAIAYGRAVRTFDVMKRHYRTVMRIGGGIMIALGLALVTGLWTEFTALAQGWAATFTTAI
- the resB gene encoding cytochrome c biogenesis protein ResB, which produces MRTALILLFLLALAAIPGSILPQREVSVEQVQNYYLDNPDLAPWLERFYLFDVYSSPWFAAIYLLLFVSLVGCVLPRMAKHFQAMRSRPPKTPKVFSRLPYSARFTTSEPPERVEAEARRLLRGYRVDSGGDESPEGRTAGDTGDEEDDDATSETRPTTRWVAAERGYLRETGNLVFHMSLVGLLLALAMGSLFGYRGNTLVVEGDGFANAVTSYDNYFPGSLTEPEHLAPFTMWLDDFTAEFHDEGPVTGQAADFEGQVRYRAAPDAEEGEHVLKVNDPLSVDGTQVYLLGTGYAPEFEVRDSRGELVYDQPVPFLLRDEFTYMSDGVLKVPDADPDQLGFVVEFAPTAGEGGDGELVSTFPEARDPAVSMEAYVGDLGLDSGEPQSVYRLYASQMESIGESPVLELGDTWDLPDEQGSVTFTGFRPFMTLQVNSDPGRIPALVAASAAVAGLLVMFLVRPRRCWVRARRDATGQTVVEIGGLERTGDGAADEFHEMTRELQRRTGQRTDKE
- the ccsB gene encoding c-type cytochrome biogenesis protein CcsB, with product MAENPGAASLSDVLVIAMIVAYAAALFFFAIEAAVGRQQRLKQRTLVTAGASDDGLEVNLREPEKPTSAPRHVLGLVALGLTILGFVFNLGQIVARGVAADRWPWGNMFEFVVAICLCSVGAFLYIAIRHQARYLGAFVMVPVVLLLGIAVRWLYAEPGPLVPALHSYWIAIHVSAAIVATGAFMVAGSATITYLLSYRTEARQARGEVVTGIAARLPSSELLDKVGHRLVIFAFPLWTFAIIAGSVWADEAWGRFWGWDPKEVWSFITWIVYAAYLHARATAGWRGPKSAWISLAGFACLMFNFFAVNYLFSGLHSYA